The genome window GTCTGCCCGATACGCCTGCGCCCCTGTATGAACGATGACGCCATCGCCATCCGGCAGCAGACCCGTGACGGGTGTATGGGTCAGAAGCGTGGCACCTGCGGCAATTGCCAGCTCGCGATAGGCCCTGATGCATTCCTCCGCATACAAAACGCCGGAGGTAGGCTCCAGGCACGCGTAGTAATCGTTTGGCAAAAGAATGCCGGGCCAACGGGTGTGTACCTCTTCGGCCTTCATGACCGTAAGCGGGAGGGAATAGGTCTCGGCACTTTCGCGAAGCTCTTTCAAGAACCTGCAGTCCTCTCTTCCCGCGCTGAGGACACCTGTCTGCTCAAACAGCTTTTTCCCGGATGCCTCCTCCAGCGCGAGCCACAGCTGCTGCGCGCGTAAGGCGAATGGAACGTACTCTTTGCCTTCCCCGTAGGCATGCCGAATGATGCGCGTATCCCCATGATGGCTGCCCATCGTGTGCGGTGGGTCGTAAGCATCCAAGAGCAGCGTGCGTACGCCTTGCTTTGCCAAATAATAACCGGCCGCCATCCCCATGGAGCCTGCCCCGACAATGATCACTTCGTAGTTTTCCATCCGGATCCCCCTAACATCGTCTATGGTATACACGTCCGCAAATCATACCTTCATTATCCTACAAGGATGGTTGGAAATCGAGATGCAGGTCAGCAAAATTTCGAACATCCATACTTCGAGCCAGATGGAACTAACGGCGGGGTAAAATGAGCGGGAAAAGTTCATTAATGACAAAAGGAGACTTGAATATGAGCTCACACGTTACCATTCAGCCCAAAATCCTGTATTACGGAGCGCCTGTTGTCCTGCTGACAACAGAGAATCCAGACGGCACCACGAACATTAGCCCGATCTCCTCCTCCTGGGCGCTAGGTGAATATATCATTCTCGGGTTGGGGACAGGCTCTCAGGGACTGGAGAATCTCAGAGAACGCCCTGGATGCGTCATCAATCTCCCCGATGCAGGCATGTGGCGCCAGGTGGAGGCACTGGCATCCTTGACGGGAAAGGATCCCGTACCACCCAATAAACAGGCGATCGGCTTTCGCTATGAAAAAGATAAGTTCGCAGCAGGAGCGTTGACCCGCTTGGCATCGGAAACGGTGAGACCAGAGCGCATTGCAGAATGTCCTCTCCAGCTGGAGGCAGAAGTCCGCCAGATTCGGACTCCGGAGTACGCAGAGGGATTTGCCATTGTCGAGACACATGTGCGACGGGTGCATGCCGAAGAGCATATGGTCGTCAGGGAACGGTATGTAAATCCCCAGGCCTGGAATCCGCTCATTTACAACTTTCGTCATTACTTTGGCTTGAGTGAAGAATTGGGTAAAACTTATCGGTCTGAGACATAAGATAAACGTAAGGCACGCCATGACATATGGCGTTTTTTCTTTTCGTCCGGAAAGGAGATGAAGCCAAGTTCACACGCGATGCAATATATTCCATACACGCAAAATGATATGATGGAAGAAGTGCATGCACGAGGTGGAGGGACCATATGGAGCAACTATTGATGGGTAGTTTTCTCTCGGCGATGGCCACAGGAGCTGGCGCGCTGCCGATTTTATTTTTCAAGACCGTGACGCATCGCTGGCGTGACATTTTGCTCGCATTTACAGCCGGGATCATGGTGGCTGCAGCTACCTTCAGTCTGATTCCGCAAGCGATGGCGAACGCCCCTTTCTACGTCATCTGCATGGGCGTATTGACGGGGACGCTGGCGCTTACCGTGCTGGAGAGCTTCATCCCGCATATTGATCTGGAGCATAAGCGGGTCAATATTTCCATGGATTCACAAGCGATACTCATCCTGGCGGCCATTACTTTGCACAACATCCCGGAAGGCCTGTCTGTAGGGGTAAGCTATTCCAGCGAACAGCCGGGCCTGGGTGGTCTGATCGCCTTTGCCATCGGCCTGCAGAATGCGCCGGAGGGCTTTCTGGTGGCTCTGTTTCTGATCAATCAGCAAGTGAGCCGATTCAAGGCGTTTCTTTTGGCGACCATGACTGGAGCGGTCGAAATTGTGTCTGCCATCATCGGGTACTATTTAACGGCATTCGTAGAAGGGCTGGTCCCCTACGGACTCTCGTTTGCGGCAGGGGCCATGCTGTTCATCGTCTACAAGGAGCTGATCCCGGAGAGCCACGGTGACGGGCATGCGCGATCGGCCACGTTTTCGTTCATCGTCGGCTTGCTGGTGATGATCGGAATGGTGCAGCAGTTTGGATAACACGATTTTTCTTGTTCTTTTTTCGTTTTTCACAAAAGTGTTCCTTTTTTCGGCAACTTTCACTCACAATCAAGGCGAATTTTACCGAAACCATATATAGATAGATTTCGATTATGGAAGTAGGGAGTGTCACGATGGAAAAGTCGACCTTGATAGGTTTAGTACTAGGAGTTGTCGCAGTAGTCGTGGGGATGATCTTGAAGCACGCCAGCCCTTCTGCATTACTGAATCCAGCAGCATTCATGATCATCATGGTGGGGACGGCTGCAGCGATATTCAACGCATTTCCCATGTCGGAAGTCAAAAAGATTCCCGCCCTTTTCAAGGTTCTTTTTAAAGAGCAAAAACTCCCTGCCAAACGGGAACTGATTGGTCAATTTATGAACTGGGCGTCCATCGCTCGTCGTGAAGGATTGCTGGCCCTGGAAAATACGTCGGATGAAATCGAGGATCCTTTCCTGCGAAACGGTATGAAGATGATCATC of Brevibacillus choshinensis contains these proteins:
- the solA gene encoding N-methyl-L-tryptophan oxidase; translation: MENYEVIIVGAGSMGMAAGYYLAKQGVRTLLLDAYDPPHTMGSHHGDTRIIRHAYGEGKEYVPFALRAQQLWLALEEASGKKLFEQTGVLSAGREDCRFLKELRESAETYSLPLTVMKAEEVHTRWPGILLPNDYYACLEPTSGVLYAEECIRAYRELAIAAGATLLTHTPVTGLLPDGDGVIVHTGAQAYRADKVLLSAGAWNPSLITSLGLNLPLVPTRKTVAWFGADEKLYGAEHFPAFIFNLEDSMYYGFPSIGQAGVKIGRHDGGLAIDPDRLERTFGAFLSDEGDVRCFLETYMPQAAGPLRQGRVCIYTMTPDEHFVIDRHPEHAQIVIAAGFSGHGFKFSSAVGEAASELLTTGTSTHDLSVFSLGRF
- a CDS encoding flavin reductase family protein, producing MSSHVTIQPKILYYGAPVVLLTTENPDGTTNISPISSSWALGEYIILGLGTGSQGLENLRERPGCVINLPDAGMWRQVEALASLTGKDPVPPNKQAIGFRYEKDKFAAGALTRLASETVRPERIAECPLQLEAEVRQIRTPEYAEGFAIVETHVRRVHAEEHMVVRERYVNPQAWNPLIYNFRHYFGLSEELGKTYRSET
- a CDS encoding ZIP family metal transporter codes for the protein MEQLLMGSFLSAMATGAGALPILFFKTVTHRWRDILLAFTAGIMVAAATFSLIPQAMANAPFYVICMGVLTGTLALTVLESFIPHIDLEHKRVNISMDSQAILILAAITLHNIPEGLSVGVSYSSEQPGLGGLIAFAIGLQNAPEGFLVALFLINQQVSRFKAFLLATMTGAVEIVSAIIGYYLTAFVEGLVPYGLSFAAGAMLFIVYKELIPESHGDGHARSATFSFIVGLLVMIGMVQQFG